A single genomic interval of Ischnura elegans chromosome 3, ioIscEleg1.1, whole genome shotgun sequence harbors:
- the LOC124155877 gene encoding uncharacterized protein LOC124155877 has product MEKNNCNFSNMLALAVLFSILIAFGSCEIEVLGNAKNVILVIANGMSSMSVASTRIQEAKLLENSSHILTFETFPHHGFLKAYDSKFKPGNGYNPLFFGKYDQSNNALNVGKSLFNSAQKNKKSIGVVTTVEMEKLLSLFNQIGLSNSTEKSQPNCSNPMCHIIHGSFGIDPDIIVGQRSGLPISENTSCDCFHYLEENNTKQSFKAPKRLYVNSIEDFNKVMPNGGVKLFGLLSDDASAVNGTDAKMSMLNIINTVKESIKYFRNNPSGYFMVVILDYDDVIKTVKMTSILADSIIQAISMKDTLLVVTSDITSRQNCKSGIMKEEVLNGGVKSTGMNIVVPTIQFNNTTARANESTPVVPITPINSSKAEEKTQCTEYSISSFVDAPVYAYGPYPSKMPALQDQATFGLKIMKILEEKQYEGIKFDSEIGELNSDMFQKEVKAAMAEIDEMTKELFNDWI; this is encoded by the exons atggaaaaaaataattgtaatttttccaATATGCTTGCTTTAGCAGTATTATTTAGTATTCTCATTGCTTTTGGAAGCTGTGAAATTGAAGTTTTAG GGaatgcaaaaaatgtaatattggtaATTGCAAATGGCATGTCCTCAATGTCAGTGGCATCAACAAGAATTCAAGAGGCTAAACTCTTGGAAAATTCCTCGCATATCCTGACTTTTGAAACATTTCCTCATCATGGTTTCCTGAAG gcTTATGATAGTAAATTCAAACCTGGAAATGGATATAATCCccttttctttggaaaatatgatCAATCTAATAATGCTCTTAATGTTGGAAAGTCACTCTTCAATAgtgctcaaaaaaataaaaagtcaattg GTGTGGTGACCACAGTTGAAATGGAAAAGCTCCTCTCTCTCTTTAATCAAATCGGCCTTTCAAATTCCACTGAAAAGAGTCAGCCAAATTGCTCTAATCCAATGTGCCACATTATTCATGGCTCCTTTGGAATTGATCCTGATATAATTGTAGGGCAGAGGTCTGGGCTTCCCATATCTGAGAATACAAGCTGTGATTGCTTTCATTACCTTGAGGAAAATAATACAAAGCAGTCTTTTAAGGCACCTAAAAGACTGTACGTGAACAGTattgaagattttaataaagtcatGCCAAACGGAGGAGTAAAGCTGTTTG GATTGCTTTCTGATGATGCCTCAGCAGTAAATGGCACTGATGCAAAAATGAGTATGCTAAATATTATAAACACAGTTAAggaatcaattaaatatttcagaaataatCCAAGTGGCTATTTTATGGTG GTAATCCTAGATTATGATGATGTTATCAAGACCGTGAAAATGACATCTATATTGGCTGATTCCATTATACAAGCCATTTCTATGAAAGATACCCTCTTAGTTGTCACCTCAGATATTACTTCTCGTCAAAATTGCAAGAGTGGCATCATGAAAGAAGAAGTTTTAAATGGAGGTGTCAAATCCACAGGAATGAACATAGTAGTACCTACCATTCAGTTTAATAACACTACCGCAAGAGCCAATGAATCAACTCCGGTAGTACCAATAACACCCATCAATTCTTCAAAAGCAGAGGAGAAAACTCAGTGTACTGAGTACTCCATTAGCAGCTTTGTGGATGCTCCAGTGTATGCATATG GCCCGTATCCTTCCAAGATGCCTGCATTGCAAGATCAGGCAActtttggattaaaaataatgaaaattctagAAGAAAAGCAATATGAAGGCATCAAGTTTGACTCTGAAATTGGAGAACTCAACTCTG ATATGTTTCAAAAGGAAGTTAAAGCAGCAATggcagaaattgatgaaatgacAAAAGAACTGTTCAATGATTGGATTTGA